A single Triticum dicoccoides isolate Atlit2015 ecotype Zavitan chromosome 2A, WEW_v2.0, whole genome shotgun sequence DNA region contains:
- the LOC119352292 gene encoding uncharacterized protein LOC119352292, with amino-acid sequence MASSSSARSSRVATCLVLLLLVVSLREASAARPLPPAVDMPSEVLKDQVIVNKYAPLLLAMLPRGPVTPSGPSGGTNEAGN; translated from the coding sequence AtggcttcttcctccagcgcccgaAGCAGCCGTGTGGCCACATGCCTCGTGCTGCTTCTCCTGGTCGTCAGCCTCCGAGAAGCCTCGGCCGCGAGGCCGCTCCCGCCAGCCGTCGACATGCCTAGCGAGGTGCTCAAGGACCAGGTGATCGTCAACAAGTACGCGCCGCTTCTGCTCGCCATGCTGCCGAGGGGCCCCGTGACGCCGTCCGGCCCCAGCGGCGGCACGAACGAGGCCGGGAACTGA